A single Lolium perenne isolate Kyuss_39 chromosome 6, Kyuss_2.0, whole genome shotgun sequence DNA region contains:
- the LOC127308607 gene encoding uncharacterized protein, producing MPSLQKALPPELADNALRLYRECLRRAKFIGSQQHNTGLLVSMVRQQFKKNMHETDPEKMQKMKDDAARGLINHIIYESEKMTGRKFSG from the exons ATGCCTTCACTTCAAAAAGCTTTACCTCCAGAACTTGCTGATAATGCGCTCAGA TTATACCGCGAGTGCTTAAGGAGGGCTAAGTTCATTGGTAGTCAG CAACACAACACCGGGCTTCTTGTTTCTATGGTGAGGCAGCAGTTCAAGAAAAACATGCACGAAACTGATCCAGAGAAGATGCAGAAAATGAAGGATGA TGCGGCAAGGGGACTTATCAACCACATTATATACGAGTCCGAGAAGATGACAGGGCGCAAGTTCTCGGGTTAA
- the LOC127308608 gene encoding eukaryotic translation initiation factor 3 subunit F produces MAGPETTARGAGPALLFPSSSSSSSTSARVEAVVLFTICDSFVRRPDQAERVIGTLLGSVLPDGTVHVRNSYVVPHSESADQVALDIEYHHNMYASHQKVNPKEVIVGWFSTGFGVSGGSTLIHEFYSREVTSPIHLTVDTGFTMGEASIKAYVSSNLSLGDRHLAAQFQEIPLDLKMLDAEKVGFEMLKSTVVDKLPNDLEGMESSMQKLYALIDEIYKYSDDVVEGRVAADNKIGRFIADAVSSMPKLSPSSFDRLFNDRIQDNLALVYLSSITRTQIAVAEKLNTAAQVL; encoded by the exons ATGGCGGGCCCGGAGACCACCGCCCGCGGCGCGGGCCCCGCGCTCCTCTTcccgtcgtcctcgtcctcctcctcgacgtCCGCGCGGGTCGAGGCCGTCGTCCTTTTCACCATCTGCGACAGCTTCGTGCGCCGCCCCGACCAGGCGGAGCGCGTCATCGGCACCCTCCTCGGCTCCGTCCTCCCCGACGGCACCGTCCACGTCCGCAACTCATACGTCGTCCCCCACAGCGAGTCCGCCGACCAG GTTGCCCTCGACATCGAGTACCACCACAACATGTACGCGTCGCACCAGAAGGTGAACCCCAAGGAAGTCATTGTGGGATG GTTCTCCACTGGCTTTGGTGTTTCAGGGGGTAGTACGCTTATCCACGAATTTTATTCAAGAGAAGTGACAAGCCCTATTCATCTTACTGTTGATACTGGCTTCACTATGGGGGAGGCTTCCATCAAAGCCTATGTCTCATCCAACCTGTCTCTAGGAGATAGGCACCTTGCCGCACAATTTCAGGAAATTCCTCTGGACCTAAAGATGCTTGATGCAGAAAAAGTTGGAT TTGAAATGCTGAAGTCTACGGTCGTGGATAAGCTCCCCAACGATTTGGAGGGAATGGAGTCCTCAATGCAAAAGCTATATGCTCTTATTGATGAGATCTACAAATATTCTGATGATGTTGTG GAAGGCCGTGTGGCAGCGGACAACAAGATAGGCAGGTTCATTGCTGACGCTGTTTCCTCCATGCCAAAGCTGTCTCCATCATCGTTTGACAGGCTTTTCAATGACAGGATTCAG GACAACCTTGCGCTGGTCTACCTGTCAAGCATCACACGGACTCAGATCGCGGTGGCTGAGAAGCTGAACACAGCTGCCCAAGTCCTGTGA